From the genome of Chloroflexota bacterium, one region includes:
- a CDS encoding fibronectin type III domain-containing protein encodes MRRIVYSWFKVLVALLLALLSCHDAPRTNPFDPALTPAVELQVALDDTAGTATLTWTRYEGQQPFREYRVLRKVPGLEAVDTLVSIPAVEQITFVDTTLAPDTDYLYRVSVVNSSGYAVSSQEEEARPLSLPKVQLLETQLDSRTATAALRWTRYQGPRFKAYQVLRRIAGLTPQMIAEKTAIADTSTVDSGLVGNTEYFYQVLVVTARGEELPSQERSGAFHQLLATWSLGAEVQSQGRLYVEPGDRIAALVYREGRPWILSFNPEGRSLEEWKVSVVAPLGEFFSYADGATSLNPEGQRFFGLSVVNDFGILSFEPDGQPLVQERALFTDAFPDLSDTEKEVQGEISFKNGDAFAGGFIDNVRVSADGRELFLEDFAEVPEG; translated from the coding sequence ATGAGGCGGATTGTCTACAGTTGGTTCAAGGTGCTGGTCGCGCTGCTCCTGGCGCTGCTCTCCTGCCACGACGCCCCGCGCACCAACCCCTTTGACCCGGCCCTCACCCCGGCAGTGGAGCTGCAGGTGGCCCTCGACGACACCGCCGGCACCGCCACCCTCACCTGGACCCGGTATGAGGGACAGCAACCCTTCCGCGAGTACCGGGTGCTGCGCAAGGTGCCGGGGCTGGAAGCCGTGGATACCCTGGTGTCCATCCCGGCGGTGGAGCAGATCACCTTTGTGGACACCACCCTGGCGCCCGACACCGACTATCTCTACCGCGTGTCCGTGGTGAACAGCAGCGGTTACGCGGTTTCCTCGCAAGAAGAAGAAGCGCGGCCCTTGAGTCTGCCGAAGGTGCAGTTGCTAGAGACGCAGTTGGATTCCAGGACCGCCACCGCAGCGCTGCGGTGGACGCGCTATCAAGGACCGCGCTTCAAGGCATATCAGGTGTTGCGCCGCATAGCAGGACTGACTCCTCAGATGATCGCCGAGAAAACGGCTATCGCCGACACCTCCACGGTGGACAGCGGTCTGGTGGGGAACACCGAGTACTTCTATCAGGTGTTGGTAGTGACTGCGCGGGGGGAGGAATTGCCCAGCCAGGAGCGGAGCGGAGCCTTCCATCAACTGCTGGCCACCTGGTCGCTGGGAGCAGAGGTGCAATCTCAGGGGCGGCTCTACGTGGAGCCTGGAGATCGGATCGCAGCGCTGGTATACCGTGAGGGTAGACCGTGGATCCTCTCCTTTAATCCAGAGGGCCGATCCCTGGAAGAATGGAAGGTATCCGTTGTAGCTCCCCTCGGTGAATTTTTCAGCTATGCTGATGGAGCTACCAGTCTGAATCCAGAGGGGCAGCGATTTTTCGGGCTGAGTGTGGTTAATGATTTTGGCATCCTGTCCTTCGAACCGGACGGGCAACCCCTTGTGCAGGAACGAGCCCTGTTTACCGACGCTTTCCCCGATCTCAGCGACACGGAAAAGGAGGTGCAGGGGGAGATTTCATTCAAAAACGGCGACGCGTTTGCGGGGGGCTTCATAGATAATGTGAGGGTCTCTGCGGATGGGCGCGAACTCTTTCTAGAGGATTTCGCGGAAGTCCCTGAAGG
- a CDS encoding nucleotidyltransferase domain-containing protein, with translation MNIASAKIRRATTAPLRKSVAPGVLPGGVPVAESLLHQAIDQIISAFDPQQIILFGSHAYGAPGPASDVDLLIVMDTEARPAERIVGISRLLSPRPFPVDLIVRTPAELARDLKRVDSFMREAVEQGWVLYARP, from the coding sequence ATGAACATTGCCTCTGCCAAAATCCGGAGAGCAACTACCGCTCCCCTGAGAAAATCTGTCGCCCCTGGTGTGCTGCCGGGAGGCGTTCCTGTGGCCGAGTCTCTGCTCCACCAGGCTATAGACCAGATCATCTCCGCATTCGACCCTCAGCAGATCATCCTGTTCGGCTCGCATGCCTATGGTGCTCCAGGGCCGGCCAGCGACGTGGACCTCCTGATTGTCATGGATACCGAGGCCCGGCCGGCTGAGCGCATAGTGGGTATCTCGCGCCTGCTCTCGCCCCGGCCTTTTCCCGTAGACCTCATCGTGCGTACTCCCGCTGAGCTGGCTCGCGACCTCAAGCGGGTGGACTCCTTTATGCGCGAGGCTGTCGAGCAGGGGTGGGTCCTCTATGCGCGTCCATGA
- a CDS encoding HEPN domain-containing protein: MRVHEEVREWIAKAEEDFAGAVHLNRRKRHPLPNLICFHAQQCAEKYLKAYLISRKISPPRIHDLIVLLDLGVSCDASFEPLREPCLQLDPYSVLFRYPGQDALPEEVPAVLSAARKVRLFMRRRLLPK; the protein is encoded by the coding sequence ATGCGCGTCCATGAAGAAGTCCGGGAATGGATAGCCAAGGCCGAAGAGGACTTTGCCGGCGCGGTCCATTTAAACCGCCGCAAGCGGCATCCGCTTCCCAACCTGATCTGCTTCCACGCCCAGCAGTGCGCTGAAAAGTACTTGAAGGCATATCTCATCAGTCGAAAAATTTCTCCACCGAGAATACACGATCTCATAGTGCTGCTGGATCTAGGGGTGTCCTGCGATGCATCCTTTGAGCCCCTCCGCGAGCCTTGCTTGCAACTCGATCCCTATTCGGTCCTGTTTCGCTATCCAGGCCAGGATGCCCTTCCAGAGGAAGTTCCAGCTGTCCTGAGTGCCGCCCGCAAAGTGCGGCTGTTTATGCGCCGGCGTCTGCTGCCCAAGTAG